In a genomic window of Acidobacteriota bacterium:
- a CDS encoding epoxide hydrolase 1: MGLLVVEPFSPGADEALHAAAGQSAAAEVEPFTIDVSEEILVDLRERLMRARLPDEPEGVGWQLGMNQAYLQQLIEYWRDEFDWREQERRLNELEQFKTRIDGLDIHFVHRRSPEPDAFPLILTHGWPGTFAEFAKVIGPLTDPVAHGGRAEDAFHVVAPSIPGYGFSDRPPRLGYGRDRTGAIFAELMARLGYERYGAQGGDLGAGISRWLAVNDAEHVAGLHLNLCSADPPDPEDPTAGVPPEEVALMRERAAFWTDEERGYSHMHGTKPQTLGYSLNDSPVGLAAWIVEKYRSWCDCNGDPETRFSKDELLTTLTIYWATETATSAARYYYEGRHGGSSPEPARIEVPTACAAFPGEFRFTPRRWLEARYNLVRFTMMPSGGHFAAAEEPELFVDDLRAFFRELRNPG; encoded by the coding sequence ATGGGCCTGCTCGTGGTCGAGCCCTTCTCGCCGGGCGCTGACGAAGCGCTGCACGCAGCGGCCGGCCAGAGTGCCGCGGCCGAGGTCGAGCCGTTCACGATCGACGTCTCGGAAGAGATCCTCGTGGACCTGCGCGAGCGCCTGATGCGCGCCCGCCTGCCGGACGAGCCGGAAGGCGTCGGGTGGCAGCTCGGGATGAACCAGGCCTACCTGCAGCAGCTCATCGAGTACTGGCGCGACGAGTTCGACTGGCGGGAGCAGGAGCGCCGGCTCAACGAGCTCGAGCAGTTCAAGACCCGCATCGACGGCCTCGACATCCACTTCGTGCACCGCCGGTCGCCCGAGCCGGACGCGTTCCCCCTGATCCTGACCCACGGCTGGCCCGGCACGTTCGCGGAGTTCGCCAAGGTGATCGGACCGTTGACCGATCCGGTCGCCCACGGGGGCCGGGCGGAGGACGCGTTTCACGTCGTGGCGCCGTCGATACCCGGCTACGGCTTCTCGGACCGGCCGCCGCGCCTGGGGTACGGCAGGGATCGGACCGGCGCCATCTTCGCCGAGCTGATGGCGCGCCTGGGCTACGAGCGGTACGGCGCCCAGGGCGGCGACCTCGGCGCCGGCATCAGCCGCTGGCTGGCCGTCAACGACGCCGAGCACGTGGCCGGCCTGCACCTGAACCTGTGCAGCGCCGACCCGCCCGATCCGGAGGACCCGACCGCCGGGGTGCCGCCCGAAGAGGTGGCGCTGATGCGCGAGCGCGCCGCCTTCTGGACCGACGAGGAGCGGGGCTACAGCCACATGCACGGCACAAAGCCGCAGACCCTCGGCTACAGCCTGAACGATTCGCCGGTGGGGCTGGCGGCGTGGATCGTCGAGAAGTACCGGAGCTGGTGCGACTGCAACGGCGATCCGGAGACGCGCTTCAGCAAGGACGAGCTGCTGACGACGCTCACCATCTACTGGGCCACGGAGACGGCGACCTCGGCGGCCCGCTACTACTACGAGGGCCGGCACGGGGGCAGCTCGCCGGAGCCGGCGCGCATTGAGGTGCCGACCGCCTGCGCGGCGTTTCCGGGCGAGTTCCGGTTCACGCCGCGGCGCTGGCTGGAGGCGCGCTACAACCTGGTGCGCTTCACGATGATGCCCAGCGGGGGGCACTTCGCGGCGGCCGAGGAGCCGGAGCTGTTCGTCGACGACCTGCGGGCGTTCTTTCGAGAGCTGAGGAATCCGGGGTGA
- the recO gene encoding DNA repair protein RecO: MPLHTADALILRTYKLGEADRIVVFLTADRGKRRGVAKGARRTRSSFSGALEPMTRGRVAYFERERRELVRLRYVEPVCSPLASDSVEALAHAGYFAELIDEWAPEADPNEKLFRLGTAVVESLAAGIPIGRLARYFEFWLLRLQGVYPPVTAPPDEGGGLSSAAMSFLAAARVVGPMELGSVELSAAADRELVRVHQRLIRTHLDKELKSVRVVRSLTRAPRGD, from the coding sequence ATGCCGCTGCACACCGCCGACGCGTTGATTCTACGGACCTACAAACTGGGCGAGGCGGATCGCATCGTCGTGTTCCTGACCGCCGACCGGGGCAAGCGCCGCGGCGTCGCGAAAGGGGCACGCCGGACCCGCTCCTCGTTCTCCGGCGCGCTGGAGCCGATGACGCGGGGGCGCGTCGCCTACTTCGAACGGGAACGGCGCGAGTTGGTGCGGCTGCGTTACGTGGAGCCGGTCTGCTCGCCGCTGGCCAGCGACAGCGTGGAGGCGCTCGCTCACGCGGGGTACTTCGCCGAGCTGATCGACGAATGGGCTCCGGAGGCGGATCCCAACGAGAAGTTGTTCCGGCTGGGGACCGCCGTGGTCGAGTCGCTTGCGGCCGGTATCCCCATCGGCCGGCTCGCGCGCTACTTCGAGTTCTGGCTGCTGCGGCTGCAGGGCGTCTACCCGCCGGTCACGGCTCCTCCGGACGAGGGCGGCGGGCTGTCGTCCGCCGCGATGTCGTTCCTGGCCGCGGCCCGGGTGGTCGGTCCGATGGAGCTCGGCTCTGTCGAGCTGTCCGCGGCGGCGGACCGAGAGCTCGTCCGAGTCCACCAGCGGCTGATCAGGACGCACCTGGACAAGGAGCTGAAGTCGGTGCGCGTCGTGCGATCGCTGACGCGCGCCCCGCGCGGCGATTGA